The Lacerta agilis isolate rLacAgi1 chromosome 5, rLacAgi1.pri, whole genome shotgun sequence genome has a segment encoding these proteins:
- the LOC117046247 gene encoding LOW QUALITY PROTEIN: disks large homolog 5-like (The sequence of the model RefSeq protein was modified relative to this genomic sequence to represent the inferred CDS: deleted 1 base in 1 codon), translated as MAAPLPFYTVFGLLDACIRLEISSVFVSSALSPPPPKYGSVDMRNKTAEEAYLEMLKPGENVRIKAQYRIEEFNKIKELPGDGFYVRALYDWMAEVEQDLSFKKDDILYIDDSWMKMPKSWKEQLDENAQKLEREQIPSKYMMEQEFYRRHSMSEAKDENSSAKTSSAAARRSFFRRKHKHKRSGSKDGKEMLALDTISTDSIPFWMASVLTEFA; from the exons ATGGCTGCTCCGTTGCCATTCTATACAG TGTTTGGTTTGTTGGACGCGTGCATCCGATTGGAGATTTCAagtgtttttgtttcttctgctctctcccccccccccccaaagtatggaTCTGTTGACATGCGGAACAAAACAGCCGAAGAAGCTTATCTTGAAATGCTCaagccaggtgaaaatgttaGAATAAAAGCTCAGTACAGAATAGAAGAATTCAACAAGATCAAAGAGTTACCTGGAGATGGATTCTATGTCAG GGCACTTTATGACTGGATGGCAGAAGTGGAGCAGGACTTGAGCTTCAAGAAGGATGACATTTTGTACATCGATGACAGCTGGATGAAAATGCCCAAAAGCTGGAAAGAG CAGCTGGATGAAAATGCCCAAAAGCTGGAAAGAGAACAGATTCCCAGCAAATACAT GATGGAGCAGGAGTTCTACAGGAGGCACAGCATGTCTGAAGCTAAAGATGAAAACAGCTCTGCAAAGACATCGTCGGCAGCAGCTCGGAGGTCGTTCTTTAGGAGGAAGCACAAGCACAAACGCAGCGGGTCCAAAGATGGAAAGGAAATGCTAGCCCTTGACACCATCAGCACAGACTCCATCCCTTTTTGGATGGCAAGTGTCTTAACTGAATTTGCTTAG